A window of the Besnoitia besnoiti strain Bb-Ger1 chromosome VI, whole genome shotgun sequence genome harbors these coding sequences:
- a CDS encoding hypothetical protein (encoded by transcript BESB_067630), with amino-acid sequence MRASGLRLPPPCCYGGAASAAASPAPVPRLSVSSRVSSARLPASRSSPSPIYLSSLASSASSVASVLPASALSSRLPFPVAAASAASSHSVGVPRARSLASASSPPPRSSSALPLAPQSSKVDALSEVSERFEEAFEETGLGQDEYGALSDSPAAFVFRVKPGTADKRASLAKQSKIRRAASYFLPAESADAASVPAFSARKKRASRFSLEGLKVDEGPYQKSLWEELKEEEKRSQQNREIREARRTVRILGVTASAALMRDSDLGGDAQNAAASAFLRDDRAEIEDEEVAVEGDGGTRAVPPRRAWQGLDGDAAALLQKEEDWVRRRREKDERRQSYRGVREEEVADAQAARAFLRGKKPRSLGGGALLEGEEPRLMAGRPSGEVDDAYPTVTASRGRSSIEKTQRRREEEEERRLAEAMKEDEKSATAASLGSPAEQMRWLADLEEREGIKGGIQVLQRVRTREEEEEARRSEEEEEEEDARDPFEAPEEVHHGERRRVTRGRRRRGSEKAEASGHEESADAEDVAPGGQDRRRSVETLLGEPTRGYRRAREGGKGESGAVAAREFPSSLSPSSSSTRPSPRECGLRERRRGEEIDAFSPEKLVEEMTKVKREIWTELSPQQLQIQLKIVRAKSVGQVLAAIESASQQAPEPPPPPRSSSGDLPLIDDLPLINDLSSATSSVPVKSGSASSGALPDSLLSSAPALPLSFSASLAPSPLSAPLASTLHHMSMVTACHKLGRLASPAQALSVKKDERFLALCDAAEAALPRISVGGQCLLLWGLVRLEYAPRWLPELLRRCTAGVPHMSVKQLACALFCVSKLAFPVRDGVALQAALLDALKHGPHLAAAVPPAAAPACLPAATALVPREADAHDAEDAEAEGGAQGARGDEEGFSAREACPGTLACICGSLARLRVKDQALFLQLATAVRHAVPAMSGGELALVGWAYGTVGFVDRGLFQDLKRELETRIDGCAAREIVTLAWAFARAGEADQDFFRLTIAPAIRAFIGDLRAKELGLLAWAYGEVGVVDQDFFADLNYAMLPKVKHFTPHDIMLIVPTFAQLGFGSRELLRALQKQTLKVLPAFSPLQLSRTIYGFGLAATLVPDARFFAECADLVQKRLHTFYPQNIVHILVGLSEAEYLSHPAVPLLLDKCAKITPEFFAEDCVQLLYILAKLPPERRGPAALVPLLLQQLQNKVRLFWSLDSPAVCDLLEAVHTLGVADEQLLHMTMRRLGHLIDASSLRDFLRTLGCLASLSSVNRLLLRTHIHRRQKVQKALSNKLAILANACDSGDGRGAEAGRADAQGEKETRKRRRDIQSRIVILHACAKLGFHDENVARILDDVQQAVEVEGQLLSLPAFCYLVWALAETNAKIGWTRSLLRYALHRRYSGASAPPLLQLVQDREAYARMHDLASYAGGELFLSSYSPGEVGGREGERPAESGGKEERNEPGGHEEVLARREEEASRDKEVGQALLKLAFAAVVLGEEEFLIPLLEEAVERLRGALPVEILNAQQVCLHVRDLAAPPPRLSPALAEWIETVLSTPRYDVFFESPQKFRLLDRRLRVRDFNYDKWITDPLIEMRVPHKSTFVVSNIYRVSAAFPLEKHLIDVLTFQDLLCPSNCPSGTAELRQRQLSLLGWTVHSVHLRSLYNALAHHNLRYLVSSIAASFSEEARQWVTFRAGPALEGEREGEKGSVDLCARDGVASKQQRGASGDAAEQNGLTSQPDIFELVDDEACNGSRSGLRDPWGGVKSLSGGQRIVRRSTARPEAIQELRMVDADRELQGQVSTSVSGESGENDALEEAYRRVISKS; translated from the exons ATGCGCGCCTCGgggcttcgcctccctccgccgtgTTGTTACGGCGGGGCGGCgtcggcagctgcgtctcccgCCCCAGTCCCCCGTCTGagcgtctcttctcgcgtttcgtctgcgcgccttccagCTTCTCgatcttctccctctccgatatatctctcgtctctcgcttcctccgcctcttctgtcgcctctgtgctacccgcgtcggcgctgtCCTCTCGTCTCCCCTTCCCtgtggcggcggcctctgcggcgtcgtctcACTCGGTGGGCGTCCCTCGAGCTCGTTCTCTCGCGTcagcctcctctccgccgcctcgctcttcgtctgccttgCCGTTAGCGCCGCAGTCGAGTAAAGTCGACGCACTCTCCGAGGTCTCTGAGCGCTTTGAAGAGGCCTTCGAAGAAACGGGTCTCGGGCAAGACGAGTATGGCGCACTCTCGGattcgccggcggccttcgtcttccgcgttaAACCTGGGACTGCAGACAAGCGAGCAAGTCTCGCAAAACAGAGCAAAATCAG gcgcgcggcaagCTACTTCCTTCCAGCGGAGTCGGCGGACGCCGCTTCAGTCCCTGCGTTttcggcgcggaagaagcgcgccTCACGCTTCTCACTCGAGGGGCTTAAGGTGGACGAGGGCCCGTACCAGAAGTCGCTGTGGGAGGAACTcaaggaggaggaaaaacgCAGCCAGCAGAACCGCGAgatccgcgaggcgcggcgcacggTGCGCATTCTCGGCGTGACTGCGTCGGCGGCTTTGATGCGCGACAGCGACCTCGGGGGAGACGCACAGAATGCGGCCGCGAGTGCATTTCTGCGAGATGACCGCGCGGAAatcgaggacgaagaggtgGCGGtcgagggagacggcggGACGCGCGCTgtgcccccccgccgcgcctggcagggcctcgacggcgacgcagccgcgctgctgcagaaggaagaagactgGGTCCGACGCAGGAGGGAGAAAGacgagcggagacagagctACAGAGGCGTGAGGGAGGAAGAggtcgccgacgcgcaggcggcgcgtgcgtttctgcgcgggaagaagccccgcagcctcggcggcggcgcgctgctggagggcgaagagccgAGGCTTATGGCCGGAAGGCCGAGCGGGGAGGTGGACGACGCTTACCCCACGGTGACGGCCTCACGGGGACGGTCCTCGAtcgagaagacgcagagaaggcgcgaggaagaagaagagcggcggctggcggaaGCCAtgaaagaagacgagaagtctgcgacggccgcgagcctgGGGAGTCCCGCAGAGCAGATGCGCTGGCTAGCCGACCTGGAAGAGCGCGAAGGCATCAAGGGCGGCATCCAAGTCCTGCAGCGGGTCCGCaccagagaagaggaagaagaggcgcggagaagcgaagaggaagaggaagaggaggatgCGCGCGACCCATTCGAGGCTCCGGAGGAAGTGCATCacggcgagcggaggcgggtcacgcgcgggcgccgtcgtcgcgggagcgagaaggcagaggccAGCGGACACGAAGAGAGCGCGGATGCGGAAGACGTGGCGCCGGGGGGACAGGACAGGCGCCGAAGCGTCGAGACGCTGCTCGGCGAACCAACTCGGGGATACCGACGCGctcgggagggggggaagggggaatccggcgctgtcgctgcgcgcgagtttccatcttctctctcgccgtcttcgtcttccactCGGCCTTCGCCCCGCGAATGCGGACTGCGGGAGCGCAGGAGGGGAGAAGAAATCGACGCGTTCAGTCCGGAGAAGTTGGTGGAGGAGATGACGAAAGTGAAGCGAGAGATCTGGACCGAGCTTtctccgcagcagcttcaAATCCAACTGAAGATCGTCAGGGCCAAGTCCGTCGGTCAGGTTCTTGCGGCGATCGAAAGCGCGTCACAGCAAGCTCCTgagcctcctcctcctccgcgctcttCATCCGGAGACCTTCCTTTAATCGACGACTTGCCTTTGATCAACGACTTGTCTTCGGCTACCTCCTCTGTGCCTGTCAAGTCGGgttccgcgtcttccggcGCCCTTCCGGACTCactcctctcctccgcacCCGCGCTGcccctctccttctccgcgtctctcgcgccgtcgcccctgtCGGCCCCGCTGGCGTCCACGCTGCATCACATGAGCATGGTGACGGCCTGTCACAAGCTGGGGCGTTTGGCGAGTCCGGCGCAGGCTCTGTCTGTGAAGAAGGACGAGCGGtttctcgcgctctgcgatgcggcggaggcggcgcttccgcggaTCTCCGTCGGCGGCCAGTGTCTTCTTCTGTGGGGCCTCGTGCGGCTCGAGTatgcgccgcgctggctgcctGAGCTCCTGCGCCGTTGCACCGCTGGCGTGCCTCACATGAGCGTCAAgcagctcgcctgcgcgctgtTCTGCGTCAGCAAACTCGCGTTCCCCGTGCGAGACGGCGTAGCGctccaggcggcgctgctcgacGCGCTCAAGCACGGGCCCCACCTTGCTGCCGCTGTCCCTCCGGCTGCGGCTCCAGCGTGCcttcctgcggcgacggcgctcgTCCCTCGGGAGGCCGACGCacacgacgcggaagacgcagaagccgaAGGAGGAGCTCaaggggcgcgaggcgacgaagagggctTTTCGGCGCGTGAGGCGTGTCCAGGGACCCTCGCGTGCATCTGcggctccctcgcgcgcctgcgcgtgaaGGACCAAGCTCTGTTCCTTCAGCTCGCGACCGCAGTGCGGCACGCGGTGCCGGCGATGTCTGGTGGCGAACTCGCGCTCGTTGGCTGGGCCTACGGCACGGTGGGCTTCGTTGACCGAGGCCTCTTCCAAGACCTCAAACGCGAGCTGGAGACGCGCATCGACGGCTGTGCGGCGCGAGAAATCGTCACACTCGCGTGGGCGTTCGCCAGAGCGGGGGAAGCCGACCAGGACTTCTTTCGACTGACGATCGCGCCGGCGATCCGCGCCTTCATCGGCGACCTCCGCGCCAAGGagctcggcctcctcgcctggGCGTACGGAGAAGTCG GAGTAGTGGATCAGGATTTCTTTGCAGACTTGAACTACGCGATGCTGCCCAAGGTGAAGCACTTCACGCCGCACGACATCATGCTGATAGTGCCGACGTTCGCGCAGCTGGGCttcggcagccgcgagctgcttcgcgccctgcagaagcagacgctCAAGGTGCTCCCGgcgttttctccgcttcAGCTGTCGCGGACGATTTACGGCTTtggcctcgcggcgacgctcgtCCCCGATGCGCGGTTTTTCGCAGAGTGCGCAGACTTGGTGCAGAAGCGGCTTCACACGTTCTATCCGCAGAATATCGTCCACATTCTCGTGGGGCTGTCTGAGGCGGAGTACCTCTCGCACCCGGCTgtgccgctgcttctcgacAAGTGCGCAAAGATCACGCCTGAGTTCTTCGCGGAGGACTGCGTGCAGCTGCTTTACATCTTGGCGAAGCTCCCCccggagcgccgcgggcccgctgcgctcgttcccctgctgctgcagcagctgcagaacaAAGTCCGCCTTTTTTGGTCGCTCGACAGCCCCGCCGTCTGCGATCTGCTGGAAGCCGTCCACAcactcggcgtcgccgacgaACAGCTTCTGCACATGACCATGCGGCGGCTGGGTCACCTCATCGACGCCTCTTCCCTCCGGGACTTTTTGCGCACgctcggctgcctcgcctccctctcctcggtcaaccgcctgctgctgcgcacgcacaTCCACAGGAGGCAAAAAGTGCAAAAGGCGCTGAGCAACAAACTCGCGATCCTCGCCAACGCATGCGACTCTggagacggccgcggcgccgaggcagggcgagcggacgcgcagggagagaaggaaacgcggaagagacgaagagacatCCAGTCCAGGATTGTCATtctgcacgcatgcgcgaaaCTTGGCTTCCACGACGAAAACGTTGCGCG AATCCTGGACGACGTCCAGCAGGCCGTCGAGGTCGAGGGGCAGCTCCTGTCCCTTCCGGCGTTCTGCTACCTCGTCTGGGCCTTGGCTGAG ACGAACGCGAAAATCGGCTGGACGCGCTCCCTCCTGCGGTACGCCCTCCACCGGCGGTacagcggcgcgtcggcgccgccgctccttcAGCTGGTTCAGGACCGCGAAGCCTACGCCCGCATGCACGACCTGGCTAGctacgcaggcggcgagctgTTCCTTTCGTCGTATTCGCCGGGCGAGGTCGGCggtcgcgaaggcgagaggccggcagaaagcggcgggaaggaggagaggaaCGAGCCAGGAGGGCACGAGGAAGTACTcgcaagaagagaagaggaagcgagccGAGACAAGGAAGTCGGTCAAGCGCTGCTGAAGCTCGCTTTTGCAGCCGTCGTGTtgggcgaggaggagttCCTCATTCCTCTTCTCGAGGAAGCCGTCGA gcggcttcgcggcgcgcttccCGTGGAGATTTTGAACGCGCAACAAGTTTGTCTCCACGTGCGGGATCTGgccgctccgcctccgcggctgtcgcccgccctcgctgaATGGATTGAGACGGTACTTTCGACCCCGCGCTACGACGTCTTCTTTGAGTCGCCGCAGAAGTTCCGCCTGCTAGACCGCCGGCTCAGAGTGCGCGACTTCAATTACGATAAATGGATCACGGACCCCCTCATCGAA ATGCGCGTGCCTCACAAAAGCACGTTCGTTGTGTCGAATATCTACCGCGTCAGCGCGGCGTTCCCCCTAGAGAAGCATCTTATTGACGTCTTAACGTTCCAG GATCTCCTCTGTCCGTCGAATTGCCCGTCCGGGACCGCGGAGttgcggcagcgccagctTTCCCTCCTGG GGTGGACGGTTCACTCAGTTCACCTGCGTTCTCTGTACAACGCCCTGGCGCACCACAACCTTCGCTACTTGGTGTCGAGTATCGCGGCGAGCTTCAGtgaagaggcgaggcagtGGGTGACCTTCCGCGCCGGTCCCGCGCTGGAGGGCGAacgggaaggagagaagggGAGCGTGGACCTATGCGCAAGAGACGGGGTCGCCTcaaagcagcagcgcggcgcgtcgggcgaTGCAGCGGAACAAAACGGCCTCACGTCTCAG CCAGATATTTTCGAGCTGGTTGACGACGAAGCGTGCAATGGCTCCCGCAGTGGACTCCGGGATCCCTGGGGAGGAGTAAAGTCCCTCAGTGGGGGTCAGCGCATCGTTCGCAGGTCGACGGCGAGACCTGAAGCGATTCAGGAACTAAGGATGGTGGACGCCGACCGCGAGCTTCAAGGCCAAGTTTCTACGAGTGTGTCAGGAGAGAGTGGCGAAAATGACGCACTAGAAGAGGCCTACCGACGTGTCATATCCAAGTCTTGA
- a CDS encoding hypothetical protein (encoded by transcript BESB_067610), translating into MSSMRLSEQNLPQVDAYFEYRNIVGDTDNSTLLSQQEYDALRERAAEASKDPLRVFWRNTINGLDCRCLGPSSSCLCGHRLRDHDWLARDTKQVKCRMNNCKCPLFDFIPVHGSQDIKCRCHHSYVDHDIVSRKCLRCATQKAPPSSRSRAPASSHAKNASCLGFTSSYTCSCGSSAAAHETVFETESERRARGEVDIVGPLGPDGGSLSFTGGLSDFTSLLDGVDRMSVYCEDPLARLRDQHARAANAAPGTNASLVSRNRERNDSKGPSAGSELTNSDNVMHLLYKPCSFKAPLRRERA; encoded by the exons ATGAGTAGCATGAGACTTTCTGAACAGAATCTCCCCCAAGTCGACGCGTACTTCGAGTACCGGAACATCGTCGGAGACACGGACAACAGCACCCTGCTGAGTCAGCAA GAGTACGACGCTTTGCGCGAgcgtgcagcggaggcgagcaaaGACCCTCTACGTGTTTTTTGGAGGAATACGATAAACGGGCTGGACTGCAGATGCTTAGGCCCATCTTCTTCCTGCTTGTGTGGACATCGGCTTCGCGACCATGACTGGTTGGCGCGGGACACAAAGCAAGTGAAATGCCGGATGAATAATTGCAAGTGTCCTCTGTTTGACTTTATCCCTGTACATGGTTCCCAGGACATCAAGTGCCGATGTCACCACTCGTACGTAGATCATGATATTGTCTCCCGCAAATGCCTTCGTTGCgcaacgcagaaggcgccgccttcctctcgaAGCAGGGCCCCCGCGTCCAGCCATGCGAAAAACGCGTCTTGTCTGGGCTTTACGTCTTCGTACACATGCTCGTGCGgttcctctgctgctgcacacgAAACAGTCTtcgagacagagagcgaaCGACGTGCCAGGGGCGAGGTCGACATCGTGGGACCCTTGGGGCCGGACGGAGGAAGCTTGTCATTCACAGGGGGTCTTTCAG ATTTTACCAGTCTTTTGGATGGCGTCGACCGCATGTCCGTATACTGCGAAGACCCTCTTGCCAGACTGCGAGACCAACACGCCAGAGCAGCAAATGCCGCGCCAGGCACAAATGCATCACTTGTATCACGAAACAGGGAACGCAACGACTCGAAAGGCCCGTCCGCTGGTAGTGAACTGACGAACAGCGACAATGTCATGCATCTTCTTTACAAGCCGTGCTCGTTCAAAGCGCCCCTaagaagagagagggcgtGA
- a CDS encoding putative elongation factor 1-alpha (EF-1-ALPHA) (encoded by transcript BESB_067620), with amino-acid sequence MGKEKTHINLVVIGHVDSGKSTTTGHLIYKLGGIDKRTIEKFEKESSEMGKGSFKYAWVLDKLKAERERGITIDIALWQFETPKYHYTVIDAPGHRDFIKNMITGTSQADVALLVVPAEAGGFEGAFSKEGQTREHALLAFTLGVKQMIVGINKMDSCNYSEDRFNEIQKEVAMYLKKVGYNPEKVPFVAISGFVGDNMVDKSTNMPWYKGKTLVEALDTMEAPKRPSDKPLRLPLQDVYKIGGIGTVPVGRVETGILKAGMVLTFAPVGLTTECKSVEMHHEVLEQAVPGDNVGFNVKNVSVKELKRGYVASDSKNDPAKGCATFLAQVIVLNHPGEIKNGYSPVIDCHTAHIACKFAEIKTKMDKRSGKTLEEAPKCIKSGDAAMVNMEPSKPMVVEAFTDYPPLGRFAVRDMKQTVAVGVIKSVEKKEPGAGSKVTKSAVKAAKK; translated from the exons ATGGGAAAGGAAAAGACCCACATCAACTTGGTCGTCATCGGCCACGTCGACTCCGGAAAGTCGACCACCACGGGACACCTGATCTACAAGTTGGGTGGTATTGACAAGCGTACCATCGAGAAGTTCGAGAAGGAGTCCTCCGAAATGGGCAAGGGCTCCTTCAAGTACGCGTGGGTGCTCGACAAGCTGAAGGCTGAGCGTGAACGTGGTATCACCATCGATATTGCCCTGTGGCAGTTCGAGACCCCCAAGTACCACTACACTGTCATCGATGCCCCGGGACACAGAGACTTCATCAAGAACATGATTACCGGTACCTCCCAGGCCGATGTCGCCCTCCTAGTCGTCCCCGCCGAGGCCGGTGGTTTCGAGGGTGCCTTCTCCAAGGAAG GTCAGACCCGTGAGCACGCGCTTCTTGCTTTCACCCTCGGTGTGAAGCAGATGATTGTTGGCATCAACAAGATGGACTCGTGCAACTACTCCGAGGACCGCTTCAATGAGATTCAGAAGGAAGTTGCGATGTACCTGAAGAAGGTCGGCTACAACCCCGAGAAGGTTCCGTTCGTTGCCATCTCCGGTTTCGTTGGTGACAACATGGTTGACAAGTCCACCAACATGCCGTGGTACAAGGGCAAGACCCTCGTCGAGGCCCTCGACACCATGGAGGCCCCCAAGCGCCCCAGCGACAAGCCCCTGCGCTTGCCCCTGCAGGACGTCTACAAGATCGGCGGTATCGGTACCGTCCCGGTCGGACGTGTTGAGACCGGTATCCTGAAGGCCGGTATGGTCCTGACCTTCGCCCCGGTTGGCCTCACGACTGAGTGCAAGTCCGTTGAAATGCACCACGAAGTCCTCGAGCAGGCCGTGCCTGGTGACAACGTTGGTTTTAACGTGAAGAACGTTTCCGTCAAGGAGCTGAAGCGCGGCTACGTCGCCTCCGACTCCAAGAACGACCCCGCGAAGGGCTGCGCCACCTTCCTTGCCCAGGTTATCGTCCTCAACCACCCAGGTGAGATCAAGAACGGATACTCGCCCGTTATCGATTGCCACACTGCCCACATTGCCTGCAAGTTTGCTGAGATCAAGACCAAGATGGACAAGCGTTCTGGTAAGACCCTTGAGGAGGCACCCAAGTGCATTAAGTCCGGTGACGCCGCCATGGTCAACATGGAGCCCTCCAAGCCCATGGTTGTTGAGGCCTTCACTGACTACCCCCCTCTTGGCCGTTTCGCCGTCCGTGACATGAAGCAGACCGTCGCTGTCGGTGTCATCAAGTCcgtcgagaagaaggagcctGGTGCTGGCAGCAAGGTCACCAAGTCCGCCGTCAAGGCCGCCAAGAAATAA